The Thermodesulfobacteriota bacterium genome includes a region encoding these proteins:
- a CDS encoding 5'-methylthioadenosine/adenosylhomocysteine nucleosidase — MTQNNQPIGIIGSMDAEIEEYMKEAMDCRTRHWNDFIFNEVKLFGKDAVIVKSGVGKVFAAMVCERLIDEYNPQAIIFTGVAGALNRDLEIGDVVISKDCIQHDIDVQALGFSRGAIPYTEYRVFTADERLRKLALSAELEHNKIIEGRILTGDQFLTKKETADHKYLIEELKGDAIEMEGGAIAQVCTLNRIPFLIVRTVSDKADGTAVEDFNRFLPVVAKNSLTVVKTILQHL, encoded by the coding sequence ATGACTCAAAACAACCAACCAATCGGCATAATCGGGTCGATGGATGCGGAGATTGAAGAGTATATGAAAGAGGCGATGGATTGCCGGACTAGGCATTGGAACGATTTTATTTTTAATGAGGTTAAATTGTTCGGCAAAGATGCGGTAATCGTCAAATCCGGCGTGGGTAAGGTGTTTGCCGCCATGGTTTGTGAGAGGTTGATCGACGAGTACAATCCGCAAGCAATCATCTTCACCGGTGTTGCCGGTGCTTTGAACCGGGACTTAGAAATCGGAGACGTGGTCATAAGTAAGGACTGCATTCAACATGACATCGATGTTCAAGCGCTCGGTTTTTCCCGTGGGGCTATTCCTTATACGGAATATAGGGTATTCACCGCCGATGAAAGATTAAGGAAGCTGGCTCTATCGGCTGAGCTTGAACATAATAAAATCATTGAGGGCAGGATTCTAACTGGAGATCAATTCCTGACGAAGAAGGAAACGGCCGATCATAAATACCTGATAGAGGAATTAAAAGGTGATGCCATTGAAATGGAAGGCGGGGCTATTGCTCAAGTTTGTACCTTGAACAGAATCCCTTTTCTGATCGTGAGAACCGTCTCCGATAAAGCCGACGGGACTGCGGTAGAAGATTTTAATAGGTTTTTACCTGTCGTAGCAAAAAATTCGCTTACAGTTGTAAAAACGATTCTCCAACACCTGTAA